The Lolium rigidum isolate FL_2022 chromosome 1, APGP_CSIRO_Lrig_0.1, whole genome shotgun sequence region CGTCTAAGATGGTTTGGGCATATTCAACGCAGGCCTCCAGAAGCTCCAACGCATAGTGGACGGCTAAAGCGTGCTGATAGTGTCAAGAGTGGATGGGGTAGACCACACTTGACATGGGATGAGTCCGTAAAGAGAGATCTGAAGGACTAgagtatcaccaaagaactagccatggaaagagccgcgtggaagcttgctatccatgtgccagaaccatgagttggttacgagatctgatgggtttcacctctagcctaccccaacttgtttaggaataaaggctttgttgttgttgcAATTTGTGCTGCTGAAACTGACAAATCATCTTCTTGATATGTTTCACAACATACTTCTATTTCATATTGTTGTTGGTATTTGATGTCGGTTCGTACATGGAGTAACAATTCATATAGGTAACACGACACCAAGAGAGTTGGTTCAAACCTTTCCGATTTAACATCTACACTCGGTATTACGCTTTTTCCAAACACAAAAAGACTTTCCAcctccctttctctctctctatctctctctctctcatggacACACACATAAAACATAGTGTCCGATAGGCATGACAAGGATGTCACCCCCCCTCCTCCAGTAGTGTTACCACTTGTCGCTCATTCCCATAGCCCATGACTTCGGAGAGATTGCTGCCTCAAAGTTGTGAGAAATCTAGCAAGTTCCACGATAATTTCACAAGGTTCATAAGTCCCAAAGGAGCCTCGATTTCCACCATTAAGGACAGGTGGATAAACAGAAAAAATGATAGTGATGCTATATTAGTTCATCAAAACGCATGCGTAATCTTATGCATTTGTTGATAATGATGCTATATTAGTTCAGCAACATGACCGAGAAAAAACAACAGAAGAACCTGTGGACATGTATTATCAAGAAGGGTTGTAGCTTCAAGTAAAAATGACCCTATAATAAGAGAAGCGCATTTGTCGGGCAAAAAAAATGTACCAGTTCGATCGAGGTGACACCCACTGTAGTTCTAAAATTTGCAATGAACCAATAGAGCTAGATAAAATACGAAAAAGTAATTAACATGACTGAGATAGAAATTCAAACCTTCAAAAATATTACAGAAAAAACTGCAATCACATAAAATTGATTTCCCCTTTTAGATTTTCTTGATTGCAAAAAGTTGTGCTTCTTACACACTTATTAGAAGTTTTTGACAAAATAAGAACCAACAAAGTTATAAAATCGTTTGCACAGTTTGTAGTCTGTTGTACGATATAAATATAGTGGTTGCGTAGATTGCAGTTATAAGATGGAAATGGTAAACTTAGTCTCaggaagcagcagcagctagctctAATGGCTCCCTAGCTTTCCTCCATTGTTGATTCAGCAGCTAGCTCTAATGGCTCCCTAGctttcctccattgttgcatcAGAGATGATGTTCTTAGATCCAGTGATATCCCTGCTGGTGATCATCCTCTACATTGTCACCTCCTTCGTCGTCTTTTGCATCAGATTTAGCCCAAAAGTTGGAACACGTCAGTGCTTGTTGATTCTTAGCTTACTTAGAAATTAGAACTGCACTCAATTATTTATGATGTTGACAACTACACAAGAGTGTCTAGCTCAGTACTGCTCTCTTCAACTCAAAGCAAAGCGGGAGCATTCAACACTCGACAGAGATCACAAGCATTAGAACACATCCGATCTACTTTGAACCTCCTCTCCTCGTAGAATATCTCTCACTCTGCGGGCAAGAAGCGCCCCTGACGTAGACCTTGTATGCAGGCAAAGGGCACTGGCAGAGCTCCCGCGGTAGCAACGGGAGAAAAATAATATCTTTCAAACAATATTCTGGCGCAACCCAATTTTTTCCCCAAAATCGATCGACCATCGTAACTCTAAGTCTCTAACCATCGAAAGTCCAATTAAGCATCACATTTTGACTCTATGCCAACCTGGATATCACTCTTATAAAATTGTGTTTTCGATTTGCACTAACATTCTGATAGACTTCCCAAATTCCATCAATATGTATTTAGTGATCTCCTGTACTACCAAAGCCATACAACATGAATTTATTTTGCCCAAAACTCCCCCAAGTATGCCAATTTCTGGACAAGCAGTCCCTTTTCATTCTAGACTAGATAGATTTGTCAGATTCAATCAGCAAAGCATCTGGGCTACACAAACAAATTTATCAGATTTAATGAACAAAGCATTTGGGCTTCATTAGATCTTTACCAATATTTTCCACCACACACATGCAGTAGCTAGATTGtgttagaaaaaaaaaagagcaaaccATTACGGGAATACACATCATTCGACTTCCCACCCCTTGTCCGTCTTTTTTAATCAACATTTCAACGACAACACCATTCATCCTAATGAAAGAGCATGCATTTTGGGTGACTCAACAATTAGAGGGAGTTATTCAAACTTAGTAAACCGATAAGCTTCAAAAACTGATTAAAACTAAAGAAACAAAATTACATTGCATGGATTGAAGAGAACATATAGATTTTTAATCAATTACAATACAACACATCAAAAGAAGACAAAGGAGATGTTTTACACCATGATCATGCGGAAAAACAGGTAGGAACCAAAGACACGACCAACCTCCTAAAGGGCACAAGGCTCATGAACTCGTCACACCATGACCATCTCCATAGCCTCATCTTGACTAACATGGTTATACATAAAGCAAGAAGAGAAACTGATAGAAAGACGGTAAGAATGGGATTATCCAATCCTAGAAACAGAACTAAGATATGATCAGACTAATGTGTTGTAGTAAATAGGTGACATATGTGGCATCCACATTAGCTTCTCCTCTCTTTGCTTTCATGAaccaaaatttataaaaaataataatacaGCAGTCTAAGGAATGACAGTATAACATAAACATCTTAAAATTGTTTAAAAGTTATTGTTATCTTACCATCATTGGCGTATATATACCCACCACATTATTTTAGTTTATTCATTACAATATTCTTCATAAGTATTCTAATTTGTTACTTTTTACTAATTATTTGGTGCTCGCCACAGAACTAAATTAGGTATTGGAGATACCAGCATTTATGGAGAGATAAAGCACGTGTGGATCTGAATATGGTTGGCAAGGCTCGGCGCCGCTGTGCTCAAGGCCGTGCTTCAACTCGACTCAAGTATGAAAAGCAGCAACTATGGCAAACTTTCTATCCTTTCTTTACCTATTGCTAACCTCTCATCCACTTCTCTTTGTACAGATCCTCCTTTGAGACGGCAGCGGAGAGACTCCCCGATGACCTCCTTGTTGATATCCTCTCGCGTGTGCCCGTCAAATCACTCTGCCGCTTTAAGTGTGTCTCCAAGCACTGGCTCGGACTCATCGACCACCCCGAGCACCGCAGAAAGCTACCCCAAACCCTGGTCGggttcttctgcaacaacgacgaATCAGTTATCCAGTTTACCAGTGTAACGGAGAGCAGCTACCCTCTGATTGACACATCTTTCGCATTTCTGCCCAACTGCGGGCAGCTGGAACTTTTGGACTGCTGCGACGGCCTCCTCCTATGCGGCTGCTATACCCAGGGTAATGAGTTCCGTTACGTCGTGTTCAATCCCGCCAcagagatgtgggtcatgttgccTGACTCCGGCTACAACGGCGAGGTGGGCACAACACGGTTGGGCTTTGATCGCGCTGTGTCTTCCCATTTCCATGTGTTTGTGCTGCTGGAGGGTAACCACGGTAGTGACCGTTATATCACCGGAGCGTATCTGTATTCATCGACAACCGGAAGATGGATTTATAAGGAGAAAGGATGGGCCCGATATATTGGTCTTCATACTGGTGGCTCAGGAGCTGTCTTTGTCAATGGCTATCTGCATCTTTACTGCTATGACCATGACTTGTTGTGCCCATGTGTAGCTGTGGTGCACAAGGAGGGGGAAAATTGGATGTTCTTTGATTCCCCTTCCTTCGTGCAAGATGCTATTCTTCAGCAGTCACAGGGACACTTGCATTTTGCTGGTTTTAAAAGTGACTATGGTGaggatgatgattatgatgatttaAGTGTTACCCGAATAGTAGTTTATGTTCTCAAGGACTATGGCAAAGACGAGTGGATACTGAAGCATAGCATTGAAGCTTCACACATTGGAGAGATAGATGATTTGATCCTGATCCATCCTGACCGTAACACTATCTTTTTCTCTATGGGTCCAGTCATGTGCTACAACATGAATCGCCAACAAGCCAAAGTGGTCTGCAATGATGGAGAATGCGAGCCACCATATCTGCCATATGTGCCGCTGTATGCAGAGTTAGAATCATTGCACATGTGACTGTCATTGCATATTTTTGCTTCGATGCAATGTGGTAAACTCTTCTAGTGGTATAATGTGTTAGAACAATTATCCTTTTTGCTACACACATGTTTTCTGATTGTAAAACACTTTATATGAATGCCAGATACAATGCAAGTTCCTTTGATGCTGATTAACCATGCCGTATAATTAGATCTTGTTGTTATCAACGAGTTGTGGTTGGATCATAGTATCCGTTCTTCTGTGCCGGCGGGTTTTTTTTTAAATAGTTTGAAATAAGCAGTGTCGTGCCAGTTCTAGTTATATGTGTATCACAGTTTCGGCACATGCAAAACTTACTCCCATAGAAGAAATTGCAAGTGGCGGTTGCAAGTGTTTACTTCGGAAAGCAGAAATAACAAGTGCATGTTCTGGGCAGAATGGTTTACACTTTCAGAGACATGCATGCGATCCAAGAACAGGAGAGACAGTTTTGTTGCTTCCATTTCAGCATCCAAGACGTATCTTAGATGTAAGCTTACACTGGCTCCAGCGATGGAGAAGGAAACCATGCATCTCAGACGCGGTATTGCAGCTGGTGATGGTGGTCTTATTAATTATTACTGCTGATGGCCAGGGGTCCGGCAGCGAGGTGGGCTGCGTTGGCGATGAGTTCGAAGCTGATTTATGTACTGTTAAAGGGTGCTTGAGCTGTGCTTTTATAATCTATAAATTATATGTTATGTGAAGGGCCAGAAAATCCGAGGGATCGTGCCAAAATTTTGAATTGCTAAGTTAACCTTTAACTTCATTATAAGAAGCGTATCTAGTAACTAGCGGACGCGGATTTGGCCAGAGCGTTATGGCACCCGGACTCTATCTCCCAACGTCTATTGCATCAAGATTGGTACCTGAAAAAGACCCCAAGTTTTACCACATTTATGTCAAGCAGTCCTTGTTGTTTATAAAGTTCTTCACGGATTTCAGTAAGGATCTATTGTTATCAGCTGAAGTTCTTCCAAAATTGAAGATGGGTATCTAAAAGTTGTGTGAGGATCTTCATACAAAGCAGTGTATATCCATATATCCTTGTATAGGTATCCATGGAAAATCATATGAAACCGTTGGATACGTTTATTCCAATCCACAGATCTCTGCATTTTTCTTCACAGATCTTCATAAGAGAATGGATCTTGCATAAATATCCAACACAGTGAAAAAGGTATCCATCAAAAAATCTTTAGAAGATCCATTCGAAAAAAAGAATTGgattcatttcttcatacaagatCCACACAACTACTCGAGCAAAGGGCATTCAAACAGATcctaagaaagaaagaaaaaagacccTAAAAAAATTAGATCTCGCCGGAGTCCGCCGATGGGGCTCGACCTCCGCCTCACCTGGCCGTGCTGGCACCAGAGAAAGGCGCGGGGAAGCGGGGAGGGCGACGACGGACGGCGACGAGGGGAGGCGATGAGGGACGGCGGCCGAGCGGCGGCCGTGCGTGGCGACGGTGCGGTTTGCCGCCCGGCGGCCGTCGGGGTTGTGGCTCCTGCGTCGGGGGAGAGCGGCCGGGTGGAGGTTGGCGGCGCGGCCGACCGGAGCACGGCTGGACGAAGCTCCCGCTCGAAGGAGGCCCTTGAGGTGGCCGGAGGCTGAAGATTCGTGGGTGGGAAAAATATCTAGGGTTTTTTTTGCCTGAGTTGGGCTATTTATACCGCCCCTTTCTTTGGACTACTTCCTTATTAGCAGAAAGTTGAGGGTTCTTTATTCAAAAGAGACGTGCGCAATCTCCAGCGATACCGAACGGGCGGGGTTGAGTGCGGGCGCCATAACGCCCTGGCGTAAGACTTATCGGTAACTAGCCTTTTCTAAAAGTTTTTTCGCAAAAAATATGCTTTTTCGAAAAAGAGGTAATGCTATTTTTCATGTTGTACCGACCCGTGCAGCCACACAGGCCGTGATTGGTAGGTCGCACGACCCCTAAAGAGACCCTTGGGAGCTAAATATGTGGCGATTGGATGCCTGTGGTCCCTCAAAATCTTGGCCCGCAGCGTCAAAGCAGTTCGGGGCCAGGCCTAGCTGGTACGCCCAATTCAGCCGTTTCCACGGATGCTTGCCCCATGGAGCGCGAAGTGAGGCTTCCCTGCACGCGGGGAAGAAGCACGAGTCGTCGTGTCGGTCCCTGTCACGCGCCATAAATTCCCCGCCTCCTCCGTTGCTTCGACTTCGATGCTAATTCCCTGCCGCATCGCCACCCTTACACTGCCTCTACTTCAACCTTTTTCGGCGGCTCGGCCATGTCTGTAAGGCTTCAAAAATCCCTCACCGGCCCTTGTTTACCGTAGACCTACCCGTATATGGCTTGTAGGCGCTCGATTTGTGACATGCATAACATATCTGGTAGGGTTAGGGTTCCATCGGGTTACTGTTCCGGGGTTGATTCCCTTTGTGACATTCATGTTGTTGTTCATGTGCTTTGGCTTCTAATTGTTGTGTGAAATTCTTTGTTGGTTCTGTAGACCTAGGCTTCGATTGTCAGTTACATTTGTTAGCTTGCACTTATGAGGCGTTTCTTTCATTCACtctactttgtttgctacattGTATGAGGTCATTAAAATTGGCTTCTATAGTTTGTTTTCGGTCAATGATTTAAAATAGTAGCACACTACGAGCTAGGAATGTCTTGTAATACCTTGGGCCGTCCAATGacaagcattgcatttttcaaggtCTTGCACGACATTTCTTAACTTTGTTTGCTACATTGTATGAGGCTAACTTATAAATGTTTAACATACTGTTCATGTGATTATAATGTGGCACAATGATTCATAGCTTTCACGTTATTGAAACATCTTTTAGCTTGATACGGTAACTTACAAATGCTTAACATATTATGCCAATGATTAAAAACGTGGCCACATATTGGTGGCACAATGAATCTATCCGACCATGAGCACTGCACAAATACTCAACAATGTGCATAGCACTTGGTCGGAAAGATTCATCATTGCTGCAAGGTCATCTATAGGCATACTGTAAGGATGAGCCAATCATGTTGGTATAGTGACCACTAATCCAAATTGCCTTCTTTTCTGTAGACTCCACGTCAGGGAGTTCCTATGGAGGTACCTCAAGAGGGCTCAAGCAAGAGATATAGGGAACGACCATCGACTGTTGGCCACTTCCATGAGGATGTGTCGTCTACCCACTTCCGCAAGCTTCTCATGGCTCCAGGGATCGGTGTGCTCACTCTCCCAGATGCCTTTAGGTCTTACCTTGGCCCGGTGACGGGAAAGATGATCGTCAAGACCACTAGAGGGAGATGAATATCTAGGAGGTTAGCGGCAAGGCTATCTTGGAAGCTGGCTGGTTAGACTACGTTTTCGCCCACAACCTGAAGATTGACTACATGCTCTTCTTCTAGAAGATGAGTTGAAGGGAGTAAAGAGTTGTCGTCTTCGACCCTGCATGAAGAGTTCTGACGAAGGTGACAAGTGATCGATGCTGACCTTAGTTTGTAGTTGTTTGTACCGTGGTCGTGTGAACATTATTATTGTTATCGTACCGTTGGTCAGTATGTATATTTTTAGTTGTCATTGTTCTTTGCATTATTTTTGCTTTTGTTCGTGGTGTTCTTAATGTTGTTATCTTAACCTCACAACTCATGGGAAGAGGttcagtggcggagctaggagGACCAGCAGGGCCTGGCCCCCCCTATGCCAACCTGCAGCAAGCAAAATTGATTGGTTTAGTGATGATTATAGAGTCTAATTTGTAGAAAATAGCTCAGCCGGCCCCCATTAAACGAAATTTACCTTGATTGGCTCCGTTCATAGTTCAAACCTGCCTCCGCCGTTGAAGAGGTTACCATAGCGTCTCAATGCTACACAACCAAACGCATATCAAGGTTATCAGAATTGAGTTAACTGTATTTACGTAGTTGGCCAAACAACCGAACCCCTTTCTCTTCTAGGTGTGTCAAAATTTTCTCGTGGGTAACCAATCGtaatgaagaacatgttctttggccCGTTCCACCCCTTCCTAGCCCCAGCGCCTAACCTCGaaagttccaaaaaaaaaaatgctacCTATCAATAGCTCCCATAAAGATGCAGCCTGGTCGGCCGGACATGGGCGCCTCGAGCATCCACGTCGCATGTTTTTGCCCTGGATTACTGCGGTTAATAATCAACAACTGCCAAATTAGTCTCAGCAGTCACAACTTCAATGATTCTCTTCATATATTTTTCTTCGATGCTACTACTGCTAGTCCATGACAGTGTTTATCGAGCGAGCGATAACCTTTCCATGACAATTACAATTGACAAGTACAGAGTACAGTCATGCTATAGCGTCTGGATTCTTGGTAGCATGACAAAAAATCAGGTGCAGAACTTGTACGTCACTAAGAATGACAAATCGCTAAATGTCCGAGTGAGGAAAGGGACTGTGTCGGAGTCTTGGCTCACATGCGGCTCACGGCATGCGACAGCTCGGCGCCATGGCGCGGGGCGGCGAAGCCTAGCCGGTCGGCGGTTGCAGGCCTGAACACGGCCTCCGGGTCTGCCTCCACGGCGTCGGCCAGCCTTGGCCACATCCTGGCCGTCACCAGCCACGACCCGTCGCCGGTGGGGCTCCGAATCACCGTCATGGCCGCCGACCCGAGCCTCCCCGGCCGCACCCACGGCATCACCAGCCGCGGCGCCCCGAACCCAAAGTCCCCGTCCACCCTGAACGGCACGAACGCCGACACCACCAGCGCCGGGCTCCCCGTGCCCAGCCCCACCGCCTCCGTCCACTTCCCGCCCTCCTTGAACACACCCTTGTGCGTCTCCATCCAGTCCACCAGATCCTCGTACCGCTCCTGCCGGAACACCTCCccgatggccgccgccgccatcgtcgccaCGTCGGCGAGCGTGGACGAGGCCACCGTGTCCACGGCCGCCTCCCGCGACGCGTACGTGACAACGTTGCCGAGGTAGTTGTTTACGTGGGCCCTGTTGTATTTCGCGGGGTCGAGGCGGCGCCGGCCGTCGACGAGCCACGCGAGGCGGCAGTGCGTGTCGGAGCCGCCCACGGCCGCGGCGAGCAGCTTCCACACGTGCGCGGAGAGGGCCTCGAGCCGCGTGGCTcggcggccggaggtggtggCCGCGGCGCGGAGACGGTCGACGT contains the following coding sequences:
- the LOC124653093 gene encoding F-box protein At5g07610-like, whose translation is MVGKARRRCAQGRASTRLKSSFETAAERLPDDLLVDILSRVPVKSLCRFKCVSKHWLGLIDHPEHRRKLPQTLVGFFCNNDESVIQFTSVTESSYPLIDTSFAFLPNCGQLELLDCCDGLLLCGCYTQGNEFRYVVFNPATEMWVMLPDSGYNGEVGTTRLGFDRAVSSHFHVFVLLEGNHGSDRYITGAYLYSSTTGRWIYKEKGWARYIGLHTGGSGAVFVNGYLHLYCYDHDLLCPCVAVVHKEGENWMFFDSPSFVQDAILQQSQGHLHFAGFKSDYGEDDDYDDLSVTRIVVYVLKDYGKDEWILKHSIEASHIGEIDDLILIHPDRNTIFFSMGPVMCYNMNRQQAKVVCNDGECEPPYLPYVPLYAELESLHM
- the LOC124653101 gene encoding coniferyl alcohol acyltransferase-like codes for the protein MPPSERFAMEVVSRTLVQASDPPGDFPAVLPVSNLDLILGSFHVFFIAVYPTPTAGFPAVAEAARAALPAFLSRFYPFAGRVVASASTGVPEVVCSNAGAELVVARAGLALADVDFADADASLGAIQVPFERGLALSLQLVRFACGGFSLTWGTDHLLVDGHGLTSLPNAWTEMLRTGGGLSWEPHHDRRSLFRPLSPPRYPPSLDAEFVRYDPHSLPNVLLAAALVRRNYVVEAADVDRLRAAATTSGRRATRLEALSAHVWKLLAAAVGGSDTHCRLAWLVDGRRRLDPAKYNRAHVNNYLGNVVTYASREAAVDTVASSTLADVATMAAAAIGEVFRQERYEDLVDWMETHKGVFKEGGKWTEAVGLGTGSPALVVSAFVPFRVDGDFGFGAPRLVMPWVRPGRLGSAAMTVIRSPTGDGSWLVTARMWPRLADAVEADPEAVFRPATADRLGFAAPRHGAELSHAVSRM